The Actinomycetota bacterium DNA window ACCTTCGACGCCTGCACGGCGAGCTCGGGGATCCGGTCGAGCTGCGGCACGAAGTCGTGCTCGGCGGACAGGGGCACCGAGATCGTCCCGCCGCCGGCCAGCATGGTGGCGGTCTGGTAGACCGGGTAGCCGGGATCCTGGATCAGCACCATGTCCCCCGGGTCGACGAACGCGGTCCCCAGGTGGGCGATGCCCTCCTTGGACCCGATCAGCGGCAGCACCTGGGTTTTGGGGTCCAGCGTCACGCCGAACCGGCGGTCGTAGTAGCGGGCGATCGCCTCCCGCAGCTCCGGCATGCCGTAGTACGACGGGTACTGGTGGGTCGCCGGGTCGGCCATCGCCTTCTGGCCGGCCTCCACGATGTGGGCCGGGGTTGGGCGGTCGGGGTCCCCGATGCCGAACGAGATGACGTCGACCCCCTTTGCCTTGGCGGCCGAGACCTTCTTGTCCAGCTCGGCGAACAGGTACGGCGGCAGTGCAGAGATCCTGCGGGCACTTCTCAAGCGGTCCTCCCATCAAAAACGTGAACTGCCGGGCCGGTCATGAACAGGCGGCCGTCCGGCTCTCTGGTGATAAACAGATCCCCTCCCGGGGTGCGCACCGTGGCCTTGCGCAGGCCGCTGGCGACCAGGCAGGCGCTGGACCCGGTCCCGGAGGACTGGGTGACCCCCACGCCCCGCTCCCAGAAGCGGGCGTGGATGACGTCGCCCTCGACCTTGGCGAACTCGACGTTCGTGCGGTTCGGAAAGGCCGGGTCGTTCTCCACCAGCGGGCCGAGTGTGGTGACCGGCGCGGCGTCGATGTCGTCGACAAAGGTCGTGGCGTGCGGGTTGCCGGTGGTCGTTCGCTTCCAAGTCCACCCGTAGAGCTCGATGTCGTCCTCTTCCACCGGAATCCCCATGTCGGCACGGACCGAAGTGACGACTCCGTCCTCGACCGTGAGGTCCAGCACCTTGACCTGGCCCCCGGCCTCGACCGTCACCCTGGTGTCGTTGTGGTGCCCCCGGTCGTAGAGGAACTTGCCGACGCAGCGCAGGCCGTTTCCCGAGACCTCGGCGACCCCGCCGTCGGCGTTGTAGAGCAGGAAGCTGAAGTCGGCCAGATCGGAGGGCCCGATGACGATCACGCCGTCGCCCCCGACGCCGAGGTTGCGGTCGCACATCGTTATCGCGGTCCCGGCGTCCATCACCTGCTCGTACACCAGGATGAAGTCGTTGCCCAGCCCGTGGTACTTCGAGAACTCAATCGTCAATTTGAAAGTCCACCTTGTCGTTCGTGAGGTACTCGGCCGCTGCGTCGGGGTCCTCGAACCAGTTGATCCGGGGATCGGCCCGGAACCACCGGAGCTGCCTCCGCGCAAACTTGCGGGTCCGCTGCTTGGTTTCTTCGACGGCCTGGCCGAGAGTGAGCCGGCCGTCGAGATGGTCGAGTATCTGAGCATATCCGAGCGCCTGCAGTGAGGTGGTCGAGAACTGGACGCCGGCCGCCTTCAGCGCCACCACCTCCTCCACCCAGCCCCGGGCGATCAGAGAGTCCACCCGGTCGTCGATCCGTCTGCTGAGCTCCT harbors:
- the dapF gene encoding diaminopimelate epimerase, with product MTIEFSKYHGLGNDFILVYEQVMDAGTAITMCDRNLGVGGDGVIVIGPSDLADFSFLLYNADGGVAEVSGNGLRCVGKFLYDRGHHNDTRVTVEAGGQVKVLDLTVEDGVVTSVRADMGIPVEEDDIELYGWTWKRTTTGNPHATTFVDDIDAAPVTTLGPLVENDPAFPNRTNVEFAKVEGDVIHARFWERGVGVTQSSGTGSSACLVASGLRKATVRTPGGDLFITREPDGRLFMTGPAVHVFDGRTA